From the genome of bacterium, one region includes:
- a CDS encoding amylo-alpha-1,6-glucosidase produces the protein MQSKKPSEWLLANGLGGYAMGEQNGRCTRTRHHLLVAVTRPPLQRVAFVRTLRETIRTPAGWQEAVCTRFEHDRRLLTFTCEHDAFTLTKMVWLATSFHGVWVRYCLSRSQEPLRLRVAPLLDFLDLETQAPLCDNYLVRRTRAGALVFAQPHDKPVRVEASPAAEYVPAHIWQDLLLINDQDEAQRHTVYLPFAFEYDLAEQESFTLLLAHNGPESWQAEAAWRQDHEAPRAAGEQDRVLALPQGLRHLAISARAFLVQRPTMLSLDNTTVLAGYPDLADSGREAMIALPGVLLVAGRFESARQVFRLFLKHVNQGLIPGQFSRRPASPTFDSLDATLWMFVALYEYWQASADLGFLEENYSLLLEILNCHLRNSAPGVKCDPATGFLYALDSQRVMTWMNRRVGEWSATPRPGFAVEVQALWYHALCFMAEVSRLLGKAAGEQKCRELATQVAANLVDRFWHAGKNCCFDTIPESGGRARHRLPAEGGDAAIRPNQVIAAGLPFTAFATAQTRAVVELALAHLVTPYGLRTLAPDHPAFCGRYAGAEKQLASAAHNGTVHPWLIVPFVNAYLRVSDDREFLRRAFAPLFAAQDLACDGFVAEMYDGEAPRAPRGAPAYAASSGAVLQAWHLLMK, from the coding sequence GTGCAATCAAAAAAACCGTCGGAATGGCTGCTGGCCAATGGCTTGGGCGGCTACGCCATGGGCGAGCAAAACGGCAGATGCACGCGCACGCGCCATCACCTGTTGGTGGCCGTCACGCGGCCGCCTCTGCAGCGCGTGGCGTTCGTCCGCACGCTCCGCGAAACCATTCGAACCCCGGCAGGATGGCAGGAGGCCGTGTGCACGCGCTTTGAACACGACCGGCGCCTGCTGACCTTCACCTGCGAGCACGACGCTTTCACCCTCACCAAGATGGTCTGGCTCGCGACTTCCTTCCATGGCGTGTGGGTGCGCTATTGCCTGTCGCGCAGCCAGGAGCCGCTGCGTCTGCGCGTGGCGCCGCTGCTGGATTTCCTCGACCTTGAGACGCAAGCGCCGCTGTGCGACAACTATTTGGTGCGGCGCACACGGGCGGGCGCGCTCGTCTTCGCGCAGCCGCACGACAAGCCCGTGCGCGTGGAGGCATCGCCGGCCGCGGAATATGTGCCTGCCCACATTTGGCAAGACCTGCTGCTGATCAACGACCAGGATGAGGCGCAACGGCACACGGTTTACCTGCCGTTTGCCTTCGAATACGATTTGGCGGAGCAGGAGAGTTTCACGCTGTTGCTGGCGCACAACGGCCCGGAGTCCTGGCAGGCAGAAGCGGCGTGGCGACAGGACCACGAGGCGCCCCGGGCTGCCGGTGAGCAGGACCGCGTGCTCGCGCTCCCCCAAGGCCTGCGGCACCTCGCGATTTCTGCTCGGGCGTTTCTGGTTCAACGGCCCACGATGCTCTCGCTCGACAACACCACCGTGCTCGCCGGCTATCCCGACCTCGCTGACAGTGGCCGCGAAGCGATGATCGCACTGCCGGGCGTGCTGCTGGTCGCCGGCAGGTTCGAATCCGCCCGGCAAGTGTTTCGCCTGTTTCTCAAGCATGTGAATCAAGGGCTGATCCCCGGCCAATTTTCCCGGCGGCCGGCAAGCCCCACCTTTGACAGCCTGGATGCGACCTTGTGGATGTTCGTCGCGCTGTATGAATATTGGCAAGCCAGTGCTGATCTCGGTTTTCTCGAAGAAAACTACTCCCTGCTGCTGGAGATTCTCAATTGCCATTTGCGCAACAGTGCGCCCGGCGTGAAATGCGATCCGGCCACGGGTTTTCTCTATGCGCTCGATTCTCAACGCGTGATGACGTGGATGAATCGCCGCGTGGGTGAGTGGAGCGCGACGCCGCGGCCGGGTTTTGCCGTGGAAGTGCAGGCGCTGTGGTATCATGCGCTCTGCTTTATGGCGGAAGTCTCGCGCCTACTGGGCAAAGCGGCGGGCGAGCAAAAATGCCGTGAGCTGGCAACGCAGGTGGCCGCCAATCTCGTGGATCGCTTCTGGCATGCCGGGAAGAATTGCTGCTTCGATACGATACCGGAGTCTGGCGGGCGGGCGCGCCACCGGCTGCCGGCCGAAGGCGGTGATGCGGCTATCCGGCCGAATCAAGTGATTGCCGCGGGCTTGCCGTTCACGGCATTCGCCACCGCGCAAACCCGCGCCGTGGTCGAGCTCGCGCTCGCCCACCTGGTGACACCGTACGGCCTGCGCACGCTCGCGCCCGATCATCCGGCTTTCTGCGGCCGCTACGCCGGCGCGGAGAAACAACTCGCCAGCGCAGCGCACAACGGCACCGTGCATCCCTGGCTCATCGTGCCGTTTGTGAACGCCTATCTGCGCGTCTCTGATGATCGGGAATTCTTGCGCCGGGCATTCGCGCCCTTGTTTGCCGCGCAAGACTTGGCGTGCGACGGCTTTGTAGCGGAGATGTATGACGGCGAGGCGCCGCGCGCACCGCGCGGCGCACCGGCTTACGCCGCCAGCTCGGGCGCTGTGCTGCAGGCGTGGCATCTGTTGATGAAGTGA
- a CDS encoding carboxypeptidase-like regulatory domain-containing protein, whose protein sequence is MIRYHTLKQFALRSCCLSLGLIGCGEAPRDNPLDPLSPQYNNRGHLLVHTQTFYSPNQPLAGVALLLAPANLAQTTDAQGRFLFRDLPADTYVVKAAKPGFAADSQVVVVAPQRTSEIFLQLDALPVFKSVAVRSENISAWIPIVGETLQLVVEAQVEDGDGLDDLREIKLYSQRFGFLQNLQRSGSTNRFVAIIKEETLATASLFDLVGERLWLEARDRAGARTVSDPAYLIRIIEPTPLVSEPSGLKVTSPRPRFQWERLRLPFEYRYRIDLSVFNISFPLPVPLRQVDDISADSSAFVYDSSLSSGAYVWTLSVVDRFGNLSRSREAVFEVR, encoded by the coding sequence ATGATTCGTTATCATACGCTCAAGCAGTTCGCGTTGCGGTCGTGCTGCCTCAGCCTGGGACTGATCGGCTGCGGTGAAGCCCCGCGCGACAACCCGCTCGACCCACTTTCCCCGCAATACAACAATCGCGGCCACCTCCTGGTACACACGCAGACTTTCTACTCACCCAACCAGCCGCTCGCCGGCGTTGCCTTGCTGCTCGCGCCCGCCAACCTCGCCCAAACCACCGATGCCCAGGGGCGCTTCCTGTTTCGTGATCTGCCGGCGGATACCTATGTGGTCAAAGCCGCCAAACCGGGATTTGCCGCCGACTCCCAAGTCGTGGTCGTCGCGCCGCAGCGCACCAGCGAGATCTTCCTGCAGCTCGATGCGCTGCCGGTGTTCAAAAGTGTCGCAGTGCGCTCGGAAAACATCAGCGCCTGGATTCCGATCGTCGGCGAAACGCTGCAGCTCGTCGTCGAAGCCCAGGTGGAGGATGGCGACGGCCTCGATGACCTCCGCGAAATCAAACTCTACAGCCAGCGTTTCGGCTTTCTGCAAAACCTGCAGCGCAGCGGCTCGACCAATCGGTTCGTTGCCATCATCAAAGAAGAGACGCTGGCCACGGCCTCGCTGTTCGATCTGGTGGGCGAACGGCTGTGGCTGGAAGCCCGCGACCGCGCCGGCGCGCGAACCGTTTCCGATCCAGCTTATCTGATTCGCATCATCGAGCCGACGCCGCTGGTATCGGAGCCCAGCGGCTTGAAGGTCACCAGCCCCCGGCCTCGATTTCAGTGGGAGCGGCTGCGGCTGCCGTTCGAATACCGCTACCGCATCGACTTGTCGGTTTTCAACATCTCTTTTCCCCTGCCGGTGCCGCTGCGGCAGGTCGATGACATTTCTGCGGATTCTTCCGCATTTGTGTACGATTCTTCCCTGAGCAGTGGCGCTTATGTTTGGACGCTGAGCGTGGTCGATCGCTTCGGTAATCTCAGCCGGTCACGCGAGGCGGTTTTCGAAGTGAGATAA
- a CDS encoding sigma-54-dependent Fis family transcriptional regulator — MPALENIDRSSLLALVEISREINSIQDTDELLSKILQIAMQTLAAERGFILLQAPETETGFVARAAQNISPEAIADIAHISSSVVRHTLSGGEAVIWHDSDLPEGLAKTESIIAHHIRSVACVPLRLKSRLVGAIYLDSRLASSAFIETSLPFLNAFANQAAIAIENARLYQNLRDENRRWRAEVQSRHRFSEIIGKSPALRRVFEVMERVLESHASVLIEGESGTGKELVARAIHYNGPRSEQPFVALFCGSLPETLLESELFGHKKGAFTGALTDKRGLFEVADGGTFFLDEIGDLTPTMQAKLLRVLQEGEIKRVGDTHIRRVNVRILSATNKVLKEEVKAGRFREDLYYRLNVISVTMPPLRERKEDIPLLAHHFLDRFARENGRPLKGFSEKAMEQLRRHDWPGNVRELENAIERAAVLARGELITERELPFANAPVETVWEDGLSLAEHEKRIVMNVLRAHEGHITQTAEKLGVSRRWLHYRLKEWGYEQAD; from the coding sequence ATGCCTGCCCTGGAGAACATCGATCGCTCGTCGCTGCTGGCGCTGGTTGAAATCAGCCGCGAGATCAATTCCATTCAGGACACCGACGAGCTGCTCAGCAAGATTCTGCAGATTGCCATGCAGACGCTGGCCGCGGAACGCGGCTTCATTCTGCTGCAGGCGCCGGAAACCGAAACCGGTTTCGTGGCGCGCGCCGCCCAAAACATTTCCCCGGAGGCGATCGCCGACATTGCCCACATTTCCAGCTCGGTGGTGCGGCACACGCTTTCCGGCGGCGAAGCGGTGATCTGGCACGACAGCGATTTGCCCGAAGGCCTGGCCAAGACCGAAAGCATCATCGCGCATCACATTCGCAGTGTGGCGTGCGTGCCGCTCCGCCTGAAGAGTCGCCTGGTGGGCGCAATCTATCTCGACAGCCGGCTGGCCTCCTCGGCATTCATTGAAACGTCGCTGCCGTTTCTCAATGCCTTCGCCAATCAGGCGGCGATCGCCATCGAGAATGCACGGCTCTATCAGAATCTGCGCGACGAGAACCGCCGCTGGCGCGCGGAAGTGCAATCGCGCCACCGCTTCTCCGAAATCATCGGCAAAAGCCCGGCGCTGCGCCGGGTGTTCGAAGTGATGGAGCGCGTGCTGGAGTCGCATGCTTCGGTGTTGATCGAAGGCGAAAGCGGCACCGGCAAGGAATTGGTGGCGCGCGCGATTCACTACAACGGCCCGCGCAGCGAACAGCCCTTCGTCGCGCTGTTTTGCGGCTCGCTGCCGGAAACGCTGCTCGAAAGCGAGCTGTTCGGCCACAAGAAAGGCGCCTTTACCGGCGCCCTCACTGACAAGCGCGGCCTGTTCGAAGTGGCGGACGGCGGCACGTTTTTTCTCGATGAGATCGGCGACTTGACCCCCACGATGCAGGCCAAGCTGCTGCGCGTGCTGCAGGAGGGCGAGATCAAGCGCGTGGGCGACACCCACATCCGGCGGGTGAATGTGCGCATTCTGTCCGCCACCAACAAAGTGCTCAAAGAGGAAGTCAAGGCCGGCCGCTTTCGCGAGGATTTGTATTACCGCCTGAACGTCATTAGCGTCACCATGCCGCCGTTGCGCGAACGCAAGGAAGACATTCCGCTGCTCGCCCATCATTTTCTGGACCGCTTCGCCAGAGAAAACGGCCGGCCGCTGAAGGGATTTTCCGAAAAGGCGATGGAGCAGCTCCGGCGCCATGACTGGCCCGGCAATGTGCGCGAGCTGGAGAACGCCATCGAGCGCGCCGCGGTGCTGGCGCGCGGCGAGTTGATCACCGAGCGCGAGTTGCCCTTTGCCAATGCCCCGGTGGAGACGGTGTGGGAAGACGGCCTCTCGCTCGCCGAACACGAGAAGCGCATCGTGATGAACGTCTTGCGCGCGCACGAAGGCCACATCACGCAGACGGCGGAGAAGCTGGGTGTGTCGCGGCGATGGCTGCACTACCGGCTGAAAGAATGGGGCTATGAGCAGGCAGATTGA
- a CDS encoding protein kinase, translated as MSRQIDKYSLIAELKRGQSATVYRAYEAARQRFVLLKVLHATEAGVRERFAQEAQILMRLKHRNIVRIYECGQAQVPPGRVLPFLAMEFIEGGTLADVIAGRRLPAELVIHITAEIVAALQAAHECRIVHRDLKPQNLLVDAAGRLKVTDFGLAAFLGGETRGAIIGTPQYMSPEQAAGEAATPASDYFSLGVIMYEMLAGASPFDSETISARLYRVRHENPAPLAAVVPEIAAPLAGLVHQLLEKNPQRRMRQPAQIMQALSACEKHLGRRARSEHFCQFLTDPDRYAPLKIARRPLTTGGRSRQWRTPVIMATVLAIVIAGGAWQLTRFHAPPEAAQQRNGALPHESAAKPDSSRPADSLSTPAEVVAAAERLEPEPNVAAAATRPPPEKSEAIAEPPPAAATPLSNSAPAAVSSIRITCLPFAHAILDGDTLGTVDMLPALFQTQSGERLLTLANPRFPLFSRRLQLAAAETLDLQLSLWETVARLTLHVKPWAEVFIDDVSYGKTPLDEIILAPGVHQLRLEHPERERFVTTREFAAGQRETLSIELQAKD; from the coding sequence ATGAGCAGGCAGATTGACAAGTACAGCCTGATCGCCGAGCTCAAACGCGGCCAGTCCGCCACCGTATATCGCGCCTATGAGGCCGCGCGCCAGCGGTTCGTGCTGCTCAAGGTGTTGCATGCCACCGAGGCCGGTGTGCGCGAGCGCTTTGCGCAGGAAGCGCAAATTCTGATGCGTCTCAAGCATCGCAACATCGTGCGGATTTACGAATGCGGGCAGGCGCAGGTGCCTCCCGGCCGGGTGCTGCCCTTTCTGGCGATGGAATTCATCGAAGGCGGCACGCTCGCCGATGTCATCGCCGGGCGCCGGCTGCCGGCGGAGTTGGTGATTCACATCACCGCGGAAATCGTGGCGGCGCTGCAGGCGGCGCATGAATGCCGCATCGTGCATCGCGATCTCAAACCGCAGAATCTTCTGGTCGATGCGGCCGGCCGCCTGAAGGTCACGGATTTCGGGCTGGCCGCGTTCCTGGGCGGCGAGACGCGCGGTGCGATCATCGGCACGCCGCAGTACATGTCGCCGGAGCAGGCGGCGGGCGAGGCCGCCACGCCGGCGAGCGACTACTTCAGTCTGGGCGTGATCATGTACGAAATGCTCGCGGGCGCCTCGCCGTTTGACAGCGAAACCATCAGCGCGCGGCTTTATCGCGTGCGGCATGAGAACCCGGCGCCCCTGGCCGCCGTGGTCCCGGAAATCGCGGCGCCGCTGGCGGGCCTGGTGCATCAGTTGTTGGAGAAAAATCCGCAACGCCGCATGCGCCAACCGGCGCAAATCATGCAGGCGCTCTCCGCCTGCGAGAAACATCTGGGGCGGCGGGCGCGGTCTGAGCATTTTTGCCAATTTCTCACGGACCCCGATCGCTATGCGCCGTTGAAGATCGCGCGCCGGCCGCTGACAACTGGCGGCCGATCGCGGCAATGGCGCACGCCAGTGATCATGGCCACCGTGCTTGCAATCGTGATCGCCGGCGGTGCCTGGCAGCTCACGCGATTTCACGCACCGCCGGAGGCCGCGCAGCAACGCAACGGTGCTTTGCCGCATGAATCGGCAGCAAAACCGGATTCGAGCCGGCCGGCGGATTCTCTCTCCACGCCGGCGGAAGTAGTGGCCGCCGCTGAGCGGCTGGAGCCCGAGCCGAACGTTGCGGCCGCGGCGACGCGACCGCCGCCGGAAAAATCAGAGGCGATTGCGGAACCGCCTCCGGCCGCGGCAACTCCGCTCAGCAACAGCGCGCCCGCGGCGGTGAGCAGCATTCGCATCACCTGCCTGCCGTTTGCCCATGCGATTTTGGACGGCGACACACTGGGCACGGTGGATATGCTGCCGGCTTTGTTTCAAACGCAGAGCGGAGAGCGCCTGCTGACGCTGGCCAATCCGCGCTTTCCGCTGTTCTCCCGCCGGTTGCAGCTGGCGGCCGCGGAGACACTCGATTTGCAGTTGTCGCTGTGGGAGACGGTCGCGCGCTTGACGCTGCACGTCAAGCCGTGGGCCGAGGTGTTCATCGACGACGTCAGCTACGGCAAGACACC